One window of the Salvelinus alpinus chromosome 13, SLU_Salpinus.1, whole genome shotgun sequence genome contains the following:
- the emsy gene encoding BRCA2-interacting transcriptional repressor EMSY isoform X3, whose amino-acid sequence MSVRESSVNLSWRRMPVLSVLCEPKATSPRIRRISLENSLKSSAFQQSVIVQRSVGQSMMSALPPLPISPNSSSEWSIEGRRLVPLMPRLVPQTAFTVTANAVASATANQNASLLLPAETGNKEVVVCYSYTSTTSTSATAPSGSAAATVKSPRPASPASNMVVLPSGSTVYVKSVSCSDEDEKPRKRRRTNSSSSSPVVLKEVAKVAPPMSKTITVPVSGSPKMSNIMQSIANSLPPHMSPVKITFTKPTTQTTNTTTQKVIIVTTSPSSNFVPNILSKSHSHNYAAAMSKLVSTSMLTSANQKQTVFIPASSSPSSAPNTVAVTTMVSSSPSVVMSTIAQGGSSTGMKVASARLPSPKTMVGSPTQILAQFPKQHQQSPKQLQQGSPMGAGAMGQAQSSTTLPGSKPTIQIKQESGVKIITQQIQPSKILPKPSVGMSSSSSSPIMVVSSNGAIMTTKLVSQPTGTQATYSRPTVSPSIGARMATSTSGATYVKTTSGSIITVVPKSLATLGGKIISSNIVSGTTTKITTIPMTSKPNVIVVQKTTGKATTIQGLPGKNVVTTLLNAGGEKTLQGVPGSKPAIITASRPITKMIVTQPKGMGSGVQPNTTTKIIPTKIVYGQQGKTQVLIKPKPISQTAVLSEQTRQLVSETLQQASRVADGQEGALKDESGGIAEGSFQPAEGCHDSQPVVHIISSRGQEWAEQHEVSVESGPTIIYQDVSTGNVTQSATSTIKALLELQQTTVKDKSEAKPRQHTIDLSQMAVPFQMAQDKKQQDPVSPGTSTVETEPSTEYITAVKASRAGPSSGGDMVMSASQQLAASSQSTGHTPMVVKSIPTSSAVTVTRIVQLASEGQLIHSKQAEEMVMEEGELEGDTLDPQTGLFYRSIQLAAAPAPQHHTLPQPQSQSHSEPQSEQGRHMPNSTQPPQLHSKPQMSQPSSTLVKKPPQLQEQYQPKPQAPGQSLKERPSSASGSPQLVGLGTPTKPPSLTPQLPKLQQAPTSHHRPIHTQLSQPPPLQAHHPVGADKTPSTSLPPIITQGASITKITFGGSSSHQSPPVSSSGEATAKLVPAEPSSSGPSGGEKPSVSDILKISMMEAEIDPSAEPMVVDSSSDCSPYGKGVGAGGDLGVLGGSGPVISSSGASLHHSSHSKPQHSQFSRIQGLVAKGKEDLDVIEVIPRYSIMPDSSQSNVVVEPSGFLEISNYTSQRLDEESVMEQEVDSSNDEATTVSPMEGCADQSQ is encoded by the exons ATGAGTGTAAGAGAATCCTCCGTAAACTtg AGCTGGAGGCGTATGCCGGTGTTATCAGTGCTTTGCGAGCCCAAGGCGACCTCACCAAGGATAAGAAGGATCTCCTTGGAGAACTCACTAAAGTCCTCAG CATTTCAACAGAGCGTCATCGTGCAGAGGTCCGTAGGGCAGTCAATGATGAGCGCCTTACCACCATTGCCTATCA GTCCCAACAGCTCCTCAGAGTGGTCCATCGAGGGGCGTCGGCTGGTCCCGCTGATGCCCAGACTGGTCCCCCAGACCGCCTTCACTGTGACGGCCAACGCAGTGGCCAGCGCCACAGCCAATCAGAACGCTTCGCTTCTGCTGCCTGCCGAAACAGGAAATAAAGAAG TGGTTGTTTGCTACTCCTACACAAGCACCACGTCCACCAGTGCCACGGCGCCCAGCGGCAGTGCAGCAGCCACGGTGAAATCCCCCCGTCCGGCCAGCCCTGCCTCAAACATGGTGGTGCTGCCCAGCGGGAGCACCGTCTATGTGAAAA gcgTGAGCTGCTCGGATGAGGACGAGAAGCCGCGTAAGCGGAGGCGGACTAACTCCTCAAGCTCCTCCCCTGTGGTGCTGAAGGAAGTGGCCAAGGTGGCCCCGCCCATGTCCAAGACCATCACTGTGCCGGTGAGCGGCAGCCCCAAGATGAGCAACATCATGCAGAGTATCGCTAACTCCCTGCCACCGCACATGTCCCCCGTCAAGATCACCTTCACCAAGCCCACCACCCAGACCACTAACACCACCACGCAGAAG gtgATCATTGTGACGACCTCTCCAAGCTCCAACTTCGTTCCCAACATCCTGTCCAAGTCTCACTCACACAACTACGCGGCGGCCATGTCGAAGTTGGTGTCCACCTCCATGCTGACCTCGGCCAACCAGAAGCAGACAGTGTTCATCCCGGCCAGCTCCAGTCCCTCCTCGGCCCCAAACACGGTCGCTGTGACCACCATGGTTTCTTCCAGCCCATCTGTGGTCATGTCGACAATAGCGCAGG GTGGCTCGTCGACGGGCATGAAAGTGGCCTCCGCCAGGCTCCCCTCTCCTAAGACCATGGTGGGCTCTCCAACCCAGATTCTGGCCCAGTTCCCCAAGCAGCACCAGCAGTCACCCAAGCAGCTGCAGCAGGGCTCCCCCATGGGGGCCGGCGCCATGGGCCAGGCCCAGTCCTCCACCACTCTCCCCGGCTCCAAACCCACCATCCAGATTAAGCAGGAGTCAG GTGTGAAAATCATCACCCAGCAGATACAGCCCAGTAAGATCCTGCCCAAGCCCTCTGTAGGCATGTCCAGCAGCAGTTCCTCCCCCATCATGGTTGTCAGTAGCAACGGGGCCATCATGACCACCAAGTTGGTGTCCCAGCCCACAG GCACCCAGGCCACATACTCAAGGCCCACTGTGAGCCCCTCCATTGGCGCCAGGATGGCGACGTCAACCAGTGGTGCCACCTACGTCAAGACCACCAGCGGCAGCATCATCACGGTGGTCCCCAAATCTCTAGCCACACTGGGCGGCAAGATCATCAGCAGCAACATTGTGTCTG GTACAACAACTAAGATAACCACCATTCCTATGACGTCCAAGCCCAATGTTATTGTGGTGCAAAAGACCACTGGCAAAGCAACGACCATCCAGGGCCTGCCTGGCAAGAATGTGGTCACCACACTGTTGAATGCAGGG GGCGAAAAGACCCTGCAGGGTGTGCCGGGGTCCAAGCCAGCCATCATCACAGCCTCCAGACCCATCACCAAGATGATCGTGACCCAGCCGAAAGGCATGGGCTCAGGGGTGcagcccaacaccaccaccaagaTCATCCCCACCAAAATAGTGTACGGCCAGCAGGGCAAGACCCAG GTGCTGATCAAGCCCAAGCCCATCTCCCAGACTGCAGTGTTGAGCGAGCAGACCAGGCAGCTGGTGAGCGAAACACTGCAGCAGGCGTCCAGGGTGGCTGATGGACAGGAGGGGGCGCTGAAGGATGAGTCAGGTGGCATCGCCGAGGGCAGCTTCCAGCCCGCCGAAGGCTGTCACG ACTCCCAGCCCGTAGTGCACATCATCTCCTCCAGAGGGCAGGAGTGGGCTGAGCAGCATGAAGTGTCGGTGGAGTCCGGCCCCACCATCATCTACCAGGACGTGTCTACGGGGAACGTGACCCAGTCGGCCACCTCAACCATTAAGGCCCTGCTGGAGCTGCAGCAAACCACAG TGAAGGACAAGAGTGAGGCGAAGCCCAGGCAGCACACCATAGACCTGAGCCAGATGGCTGTGCCCTTTCAGATGGCCCAGGACAAGAAGCAACAGGATCCAGTCTCCCCTGGGACATCCACTGTAGAGACTGAACCGTCCACTGAATACATCACTGCTG TTAAAGCCAGCCGGGCCGGACCATCCTCTGGAGGCGACATGGTCATGTCCGCTAGCCAGCAACTGGCGGCGTCCTCACAGAGCACAGGTCACACCCCCATGGTGGTCAAGTCCATCCCAACTTCCTCTGCGGTCACCGTCACACGCATTGTCCAACTG GCGTCGGAGGGCCAGCTTATCCACAGTAAGCAGGCGGAGGAGATGGTGATGGAGGAGGGCGAACTAGAAGGGGACACCCTGGACCCCCAGACGGGCCTGTTCTACCGTTCCATCCAACTCGCGGCAGCCCCTGCCCCTCAGCACCACACACTCCCCCAACCCCAAAGCCAGTCACACTCTGAGCCCCAGTCGGAGCAGGGCAGACACATGCCCAACTCCACCCAACCCCCACAGCTACACAGCAAGCCCCAGATGAGCCAGCCTTCCTCCACCTTGGTGAAGAAGCCACCACAGCTCCAAGAGCAGTACCAGCCCAAGCCCCAGGCTCCAGGGCAGAGCCTGAAGGAGAGGCCCTCCTCTGCCTCGGGATCCCCCCAGCTGGTGGGCCTGGGCACACCTACAAAGCCACCCTCCCTCACCCCCCAGCTCCCCAAGCTGCAGCAGGCGCCCACCTCCCACCACAGGCCCATCCACACACAGCTGTCCCAGCCGCCACCCCTGCAGGCCCACCACCCGGTGGGTGCAGACAAGACCCCTTCCACAAGCCTG CCGCCAATCATCACCCAGGGCGCCAGCATCACCAAGATCACCTTCGGCGGTAGCAGCAGCCACCAGTCCCCGCCCGTGTCCAGCAGTGGCGAGGCCACAGCGAAGCTGGTCCCCGCCGAGCCCAGCAGCTCGGGCCCGTCCGGCGGCGAGAAGCCCTCCGTTTCGGACATCCTCAAGATCTCCATGATGGAAGCGGAGATCGACCCTAGCGCTGAGCCAATGGTGGTGGACTCGTCCAGCGACTGCAGCCCCTACGGGAAGGGTGTTGGGGCAGGGGGAGATTTAGGTGTGTTGGGGGGCTCAGGCCCGGTCATCAGCAGCTCGGGGGCCTCCCTGCACCACTCATCCCACTCCAAGCCCCAGCATAGCCAGTTTAGCCGCATCCAGGGCCTAGTGGCCAAGGGCAAAGAAGACCTGGACGTCATTGAG GTGATCCCTCGGTACTCTATCATGCCAGACTCTAGCCAGTCCAACGTGGTGGTGGAGCCCAGCGGCTTCCTCGAGATCAGCAACTACACCAGCCAGCGGCTGGACGAGGAGAGCGTCATGGAGCAAGAGGTGGACAGCAGCAATGACGAGGCCACGACTGTCAGCCCCATGGAGGGCTGCGCCGACCAGTCCCAGTGA
- the emsy gene encoding BRCA2-interacting transcriptional repressor EMSY isoform X1, with amino-acid sequence MQLMIQQEKPQLAGTMPVVWPTLLDLGRDECKRILRKLELEAYAGVISALRAQGDLTKDKKDLLGELTKVLSISTERHRAEVRRAVNDERLTTIAYHMSGPNSSSEWSIEGRRLVPLMPRLVPQTAFTVTANAVASATANQNASLLLPAETGNKEVVVCYSYTSTTSTSATAPSGSAAATVKSPRPASPASNMVVLPSGSTVYVKSVSCSDEDEKPRKRRRTNSSSSSPVVLKEVAKVAPPMSKTITVPVSGSPKMSNIMQSIANSLPPHMSPVKITFTKPTTQTTNTTTQKVIIVTTSPSSNFVPNILSKSHSHNYAAAMSKLVSTSMLTSANQKQTVFIPASSSPSSAPNTVAVTTMVSSSPSVVMSTIAQGGSSTGMKVASARLPSPKTMVGSPTQILAQFPKQHQQSPKQLQQGSPMGAGAMGQAQSSTTLPGSKPTIQIKQESGVKIITQQIQPSKILPKPSVGMSSSSSSPIMVVSSNGAIMTTKLVSQPTGTQATYSRPTVSPSIGARMATSTSGATYVKTTSGSIITVVPKSLATLGGKIISSNIVSGTTTKITTIPMTSKPNVIVVQKTTGKATTIQGLPGKNVVTTLLNAGGEKTLQGVPGSKPAIITASRPITKMIVTQPKGMGSGVQPNTTTKIIPTKIVYGQQGKTQVLIKPKPISQTAVLSEQTRQLVSETLQQASRVADGQEGALKDESGGIAEGSFQPAEGCHDSQPVVHIISSRGQEWAEQHEVSVESGPTIIYQDVSTGNVTQSATSTIKALLELQQTTVKDKSEAKPRQHTIDLSQMAVPFQMAQDKKQQDPVSPGTSTVETEPSTEYITAVKASRAGPSSGGDMVMSASQQLAASSQSTGHTPMVVKSIPTSSAVTVTRIVQLASEGQLIHSKQAEEMVMEEGELEGDTLDPQTGLFYRSIQLAAAPAPQHHTLPQPQSQSHSEPQSEQGRHMPNSTQPPQLHSKPQMSQPSSTLVKKPPQLQEQYQPKPQAPGQSLKERPSSASGSPQLVGLGTPTKPPSLTPQLPKLQQAPTSHHRPIHTQLSQPPPLQAHHPVGADKTPSTSLPPIITQGASITKITFGGSSSHQSPPVSSSGEATAKLVPAEPSSSGPSGGEKPSVSDILKISMMEAEIDPSAEPMVVDSSSDCSPYGKGVGAGGDLGVLGGSGPVISSSGASLHHSSHSKPQHSQFSRIQGLVAKGKEDLDVIEVIPRYSIMPDSSQSNVVVEPSGFLEISNYTSQRLDEESVMEQEVDSSNDEATTVSPMEGCADQSQ; translated from the exons TTGATGATTCAGCAGGAGAAACCGCAGCTGGCCGGCACCATGCCTGTGGTGTGGCCCACCCTCCTTGACTTGGGCAGGGATGAGTGTAAGAGAATCCTCCGTAAACTtg AGCTGGAGGCGTATGCCGGTGTTATCAGTGCTTTGCGAGCCCAAGGCGACCTCACCAAGGATAAGAAGGATCTCCTTGGAGAACTCACTAAAGTCCTCAG CATTTCAACAGAGCGTCATCGTGCAGAGGTCCGTAGGGCAGTCAATGATGAGCGCCTTACCACCATTGCCTATCA CATGTCAGGTCCCAACAGCTCCTCAGAGTGGTCCATCGAGGGGCGTCGGCTGGTCCCGCTGATGCCCAGACTGGTCCCCCAGACCGCCTTCACTGTGACGGCCAACGCAGTGGCCAGCGCCACAGCCAATCAGAACGCTTCGCTTCTGCTGCCTGCCGAAACAGGAAATAAAGAAG TGGTTGTTTGCTACTCCTACACAAGCACCACGTCCACCAGTGCCACGGCGCCCAGCGGCAGTGCAGCAGCCACGGTGAAATCCCCCCGTCCGGCCAGCCCTGCCTCAAACATGGTGGTGCTGCCCAGCGGGAGCACCGTCTATGTGAAAA gcgTGAGCTGCTCGGATGAGGACGAGAAGCCGCGTAAGCGGAGGCGGACTAACTCCTCAAGCTCCTCCCCTGTGGTGCTGAAGGAAGTGGCCAAGGTGGCCCCGCCCATGTCCAAGACCATCACTGTGCCGGTGAGCGGCAGCCCCAAGATGAGCAACATCATGCAGAGTATCGCTAACTCCCTGCCACCGCACATGTCCCCCGTCAAGATCACCTTCACCAAGCCCACCACCCAGACCACTAACACCACCACGCAGAAG gtgATCATTGTGACGACCTCTCCAAGCTCCAACTTCGTTCCCAACATCCTGTCCAAGTCTCACTCACACAACTACGCGGCGGCCATGTCGAAGTTGGTGTCCACCTCCATGCTGACCTCGGCCAACCAGAAGCAGACAGTGTTCATCCCGGCCAGCTCCAGTCCCTCCTCGGCCCCAAACACGGTCGCTGTGACCACCATGGTTTCTTCCAGCCCATCTGTGGTCATGTCGACAATAGCGCAGG GTGGCTCGTCGACGGGCATGAAAGTGGCCTCCGCCAGGCTCCCCTCTCCTAAGACCATGGTGGGCTCTCCAACCCAGATTCTGGCCCAGTTCCCCAAGCAGCACCAGCAGTCACCCAAGCAGCTGCAGCAGGGCTCCCCCATGGGGGCCGGCGCCATGGGCCAGGCCCAGTCCTCCACCACTCTCCCCGGCTCCAAACCCACCATCCAGATTAAGCAGGAGTCAG GTGTGAAAATCATCACCCAGCAGATACAGCCCAGTAAGATCCTGCCCAAGCCCTCTGTAGGCATGTCCAGCAGCAGTTCCTCCCCCATCATGGTTGTCAGTAGCAACGGGGCCATCATGACCACCAAGTTGGTGTCCCAGCCCACAG GCACCCAGGCCACATACTCAAGGCCCACTGTGAGCCCCTCCATTGGCGCCAGGATGGCGACGTCAACCAGTGGTGCCACCTACGTCAAGACCACCAGCGGCAGCATCATCACGGTGGTCCCCAAATCTCTAGCCACACTGGGCGGCAAGATCATCAGCAGCAACATTGTGTCTG GTACAACAACTAAGATAACCACCATTCCTATGACGTCCAAGCCCAATGTTATTGTGGTGCAAAAGACCACTGGCAAAGCAACGACCATCCAGGGCCTGCCTGGCAAGAATGTGGTCACCACACTGTTGAATGCAGGG GGCGAAAAGACCCTGCAGGGTGTGCCGGGGTCCAAGCCAGCCATCATCACAGCCTCCAGACCCATCACCAAGATGATCGTGACCCAGCCGAAAGGCATGGGCTCAGGGGTGcagcccaacaccaccaccaagaTCATCCCCACCAAAATAGTGTACGGCCAGCAGGGCAAGACCCAG GTGCTGATCAAGCCCAAGCCCATCTCCCAGACTGCAGTGTTGAGCGAGCAGACCAGGCAGCTGGTGAGCGAAACACTGCAGCAGGCGTCCAGGGTGGCTGATGGACAGGAGGGGGCGCTGAAGGATGAGTCAGGTGGCATCGCCGAGGGCAGCTTCCAGCCCGCCGAAGGCTGTCACG ACTCCCAGCCCGTAGTGCACATCATCTCCTCCAGAGGGCAGGAGTGGGCTGAGCAGCATGAAGTGTCGGTGGAGTCCGGCCCCACCATCATCTACCAGGACGTGTCTACGGGGAACGTGACCCAGTCGGCCACCTCAACCATTAAGGCCCTGCTGGAGCTGCAGCAAACCACAG TGAAGGACAAGAGTGAGGCGAAGCCCAGGCAGCACACCATAGACCTGAGCCAGATGGCTGTGCCCTTTCAGATGGCCCAGGACAAGAAGCAACAGGATCCAGTCTCCCCTGGGACATCCACTGTAGAGACTGAACCGTCCACTGAATACATCACTGCTG TTAAAGCCAGCCGGGCCGGACCATCCTCTGGAGGCGACATGGTCATGTCCGCTAGCCAGCAACTGGCGGCGTCCTCACAGAGCACAGGTCACACCCCCATGGTGGTCAAGTCCATCCCAACTTCCTCTGCGGTCACCGTCACACGCATTGTCCAACTG GCGTCGGAGGGCCAGCTTATCCACAGTAAGCAGGCGGAGGAGATGGTGATGGAGGAGGGCGAACTAGAAGGGGACACCCTGGACCCCCAGACGGGCCTGTTCTACCGTTCCATCCAACTCGCGGCAGCCCCTGCCCCTCAGCACCACACACTCCCCCAACCCCAAAGCCAGTCACACTCTGAGCCCCAGTCGGAGCAGGGCAGACACATGCCCAACTCCACCCAACCCCCACAGCTACACAGCAAGCCCCAGATGAGCCAGCCTTCCTCCACCTTGGTGAAGAAGCCACCACAGCTCCAAGAGCAGTACCAGCCCAAGCCCCAGGCTCCAGGGCAGAGCCTGAAGGAGAGGCCCTCCTCTGCCTCGGGATCCCCCCAGCTGGTGGGCCTGGGCACACCTACAAAGCCACCCTCCCTCACCCCCCAGCTCCCCAAGCTGCAGCAGGCGCCCACCTCCCACCACAGGCCCATCCACACACAGCTGTCCCAGCCGCCACCCCTGCAGGCCCACCACCCGGTGGGTGCAGACAAGACCCCTTCCACAAGCCTG CCGCCAATCATCACCCAGGGCGCCAGCATCACCAAGATCACCTTCGGCGGTAGCAGCAGCCACCAGTCCCCGCCCGTGTCCAGCAGTGGCGAGGCCACAGCGAAGCTGGTCCCCGCCGAGCCCAGCAGCTCGGGCCCGTCCGGCGGCGAGAAGCCCTCCGTTTCGGACATCCTCAAGATCTCCATGATGGAAGCGGAGATCGACCCTAGCGCTGAGCCAATGGTGGTGGACTCGTCCAGCGACTGCAGCCCCTACGGGAAGGGTGTTGGGGCAGGGGGAGATTTAGGTGTGTTGGGGGGCTCAGGCCCGGTCATCAGCAGCTCGGGGGCCTCCCTGCACCACTCATCCCACTCCAAGCCCCAGCATAGCCAGTTTAGCCGCATCCAGGGCCTAGTGGCCAAGGGCAAAGAAGACCTGGACGTCATTGAG GTGATCCCTCGGTACTCTATCATGCCAGACTCTAGCCAGTCCAACGTGGTGGTGGAGCCCAGCGGCTTCCTCGAGATCAGCAACTACACCAGCCAGCGGCTGGACGAGGAGAGCGTCATGGAGCAAGAGGTGGACAGCAGCAATGACGAGGCCACGACTGTCAGCCCCATGGAGGGCTGCGCCGACCAGTCCCAGTGA